A DNA window from Paenibacillus andongensis contains the following coding sequences:
- the mraZ gene encoding division/cell wall cluster transcriptional repressor MraZ codes for MFMGEYQHSIDEKGRMIIPAKFREALGDSFVITRGLDQCLFVYPQSEWAILEQKLKALPLMKSDARAFTRFFFSGATECDLDKQGRANIPGNLVDHAKLEKDCVVIGVSNRVEIWSKQIWESYANESEQSFNEIAEKLVDFNFDL; via the coding sequence ATGTTCATGGGTGAATATCAACATAGCATCGACGAGAAGGGCCGAATGATCATCCCGGCCAAGTTTCGCGAAGCCCTCGGCGACTCATTTGTCATCACCCGCGGTCTGGATCAGTGCTTATTCGTTTATCCGCAATCGGAGTGGGCGATACTCGAGCAGAAGCTCAAAGCACTGCCGTTAATGAAATCAGATGCGCGTGCCTTCACCCGGTTCTTCTTCTCCGGTGCAACGGAGTGTGACCTCGATAAACAAGGTAGAGCGAACATTCCAGGTAACCTAGTTGACCATGCCAAGCTTGAAAAGGATTGTGTGGTTATCGGTGTTTCCAACCGAGTTGAGATTTGGAGCAAGCAAATTTGGGAAAGCTATGCCAATGAATCCGAACAGTCATTCAATGAAATAGCTGAGAAACTCGTCGATTTTAATTTTGATTTATAG
- the rsmH gene encoding 16S rRNA (cytosine(1402)-N(4))-methyltransferase RsmH, whose protein sequence is MFHHVTVLKEESVEGLHIKPDGVYVDCTMGGAGHSSLIASKLGPNGLLIALDQDDVALANAQTVLAPYLDRVKIVKSNFRELEQVLQNEPRALRDGKPQVDGILFDLGVSSPQLDDGDRGFSYNHDAELDMRMDRSTELTAKTIVNEWPADKIARILFEYGEEKFSRRIASVIVEARTKQPIETTGELVELIKEGIPAAARRTGGHPAKRSFQALRIAVNDELGAFEEALEQSLRCLAPQGRVAVITFHSLEDRICKQFFVKNVEKCTCPSDLPFCVCEKTGVVKLVTRKPILPSEYELEVNQRARSAKLRIAEKL, encoded by the coding sequence GTGTTTCATCATGTGACGGTACTAAAGGAAGAATCTGTTGAAGGTTTACATATAAAGCCAGATGGCGTTTACGTGGATTGTACGATGGGAGGGGCAGGACATAGTTCCCTGATTGCATCTAAATTAGGTCCAAATGGCTTGTTGATTGCTCTAGATCAGGATGATGTCGCATTAGCGAATGCTCAAACCGTGTTAGCGCCTTACCTGGATCGCGTGAAAATCGTAAAAAGCAATTTTAGAGAGCTGGAGCAGGTGCTCCAAAATGAGCCTAGAGCACTTCGTGATGGCAAGCCACAGGTTGATGGGATACTCTTCGATCTTGGCGTTTCGTCTCCTCAACTTGATGATGGGGATCGCGGCTTCAGCTACAACCATGATGCAGAGCTCGACATGAGGATGGATCGCTCGACGGAATTAACCGCCAAAACGATCGTCAATGAGTGGCCTGCGGACAAAATTGCGCGAATTTTGTTTGAATATGGCGAAGAAAAGTTTTCCAGGCGGATCGCGAGCGTCATTGTGGAAGCTCGGACCAAACAACCGATTGAAACGACTGGCGAGCTGGTGGAGCTGATCAAGGAAGGTATTCCTGCAGCAGCAAGAAGAACCGGCGGTCACCCAGCGAAGCGAAGTTTCCAAGCGCTGCGTATCGCGGTGAACGATGAGCTGGGAGCTTTTGAAGAAGCATTGGAGCAATCACTCCGTTGCCTAGCCCCACAAGGCAGAGTTGCTGTAATTACCTTCCACTCACTGGAAGATCGCATATGCAAACAATTTTTTGTGAAAAACGTTGAAAAATGTACCTGTCCTTCGGATCTTCCATTTTGCGTTTGCGAGAAGACCGGCGTAGTCAAATTAGTAACACGAAAACCAATTTTACCAAGCGAATATGAGCTTGAAGTCAATCAAAGAGCAAGATCTGCAAAGTTGCGAATCGCTGAAAAGCTTTAA
- a CDS encoding septum formation initiator family protein: protein MPSYIQGNLALDPKRSAPAPKVKIKEKTKVVYRNKTLPTQEKMLYLFTVILCVIVAGVIIWRYAAIYQMNANILKMQSDIREMQAQNSALKQEVEKLQSPERMKGEAVRLGFNLGDEKKVSLVTPEKTKSNTSSSKNTKVASKP from the coding sequence ATGCCATCTTATATCCAAGGCAATTTGGCTCTTGATCCAAAACGTTCGGCACCAGCACCTAAAGTGAAGATCAAAGAAAAAACGAAGGTTGTATATCGCAATAAAACATTACCGACACAAGAGAAGATGCTCTATTTATTCACGGTAATCCTTTGTGTCATTGTGGCTGGCGTAATTATCTGGCGCTACGCGGCTATTTATCAGATGAATGCCAATATTTTGAAAATGCAAAGTGATATTCGTGAGATGCAAGCTCAGAACAGTGCTTTGAAGCAAGAAGTAGAAAAGCTGCAAAGTCCTGAACGTATGAAGGGTGAGGCTGTACGGCTTGGGTTTAATTTAGGAGATGAAAAGAAAGTAAGTCTAGTCACTCCAGAGAAAACAAAATCAAATACAAGCAGCAGCAAAAATACTAAAGTAGCATCTAAACCGTAA